The following nucleotide sequence is from Micromonospora sp. WMMD1120.
GACGGTCGCGGGGTGCTCTGGTACATCCGCAACGGCGAGATCATCCGGGTGGGCAACAAGAGTCAGGGCTGGGCGCTCGTGGTGGTGGACCTGCCGATCGGCTTCAGCAGCACCGAGGAGGCCACCGCCGTGCTGCGGACCGCCGCCGCCTCGGTCGCGGTGGACCCGGAGCTGTCGCCGGAGATCGTGGAGGCGCCCGAGGTGCTGGGCGTCGAGCAGGTGACGGTGGACGGCGCGGTCATCCGTACCGTGGTGAAGACGACGGCGGACGGCCAGTTCGCCGTCGGCCGGGAGCTGCGTCGGCGGCTCGCGGAGGCGCTGGAGAACTCCGGCATCACCGCACAGATCGCGGCGGCCCGCATCTATCCGGGTGTGCCGACACGGCCGCTGTCCGATGGGGAGACCGGCCAGGGCGGCGCCACCTGACCCAGGCGGCGCTGGCTTCACATTCGGGGGTCGCGGGCCGCCCGGCCCTCAGGTATCGTCCGTTCGTTCAGTCGGGGAAGCGACGAACGACCCGTTCGGCCTAGCCAGTTGTCAGACGATCGGGCAGAATCCGGAGCACGCGTTCCCGTTCACACGAGATCACGTCCCCGTTGATCCGTAGATCTGAGAGAGCTTCTGGCCGGGCTGCCACGAGCGGCCAACCCGGAGCCGATGGAGGCGACGGTGCCCGACGAGCGACCTTCCGCGGAAGGCCCCGCTACTTTTCGCGAAGTGTTCGCCCAGCGCGAGTTCCGGGCCGTGTTCGTGGCCGGTGCTCTCTCCTGGGTCGGCGACTACGTCGCCAAGGCCGCTGTCACCCTTCTGGTCTACCAGCAGACCGAGTCCGTCGCGCTCTCCGCGACGGCCTTCGCGGTCAGCTTCCTGCCCTGGCTGCTCGGCGGGCCGGTGCTCGCCGCGCTCGCGGAGCGGTACCCGTACCGACGGGTGATGGTGACGTGTGACCTCATCCGCATGGCGCTGATGCTGCTCATCGCCATTCCGGCGCTGCCGTACCAGGCGGTGCTGATGCTCATCTTCGCCGCCACGCTCGCCAACCCGCCGAGCCAGGCGGCGAAGTCGGCGCTGATGCCGCAGATGCTCGCCGGGGACCGACTGGTGCTGGGCCTGTCGCTGAACAGCAGCGTCGGGCAGGCCGCCCAGGTCGCGGGGTACGTCTTCGGCGTGGCGGTCTCCGCGATCGATCCGGTGGTGGCGCTGCTGTTCAACGCGGCCACGTTCGGCCTTTCCGCGCTGCTGGTCCGGCTCGGTGTACGCCACCGCCCGGCGACGACGAGCCCGGCGCACCGCAGCCACCTGCTGACCGAGACCCGGCAGGGTTTCCGCATCGTGTTCGGCACGCCCGTGCTGCGGGCGATCGCGGTGCTGGTGTTCAGCGCGATGCTCTTCTCTGTCGTCCCCGAGGGCCTGGCCGCGGCCTGGGCCCACCAGGAGAGCGACGGTTCGGTGAGCGCGGGCACCGCCCAAGCGGCGATCATGGTGGCCAACCCGGTCGGCTTCATCCTCGGCGGGTTGCTGGTGAGTCGCCTGTTCGCGCCGACGCGCCGGCTGAAGCTGATGCGACCGCTCGCGGTGCTCGCCCCACTGGTGCTGGTGCCCGCGCTGCTCGATCCCTCACCGCTGGTGGTGGCACTGCTGGCCGGCCTCTGCGGGTTCGCGGTCGCCGGCATGCTGCCGATGGCCAACGGCTTGTTCGTCCAGGCCCTGCCCAATGGTTTCCGGGCCCGCGCCTTCGGGGTGATGGCCACCGGCGTGCAGGCCATCCAGGGCCTGTCGGTGCTCGTCACCGGCGTGCTCTCCGAGCGTTTCCCCATCCCGAGGGTGGTCGGCTGGTGGGCCACTGCCGGCGTGGTGCTGATGGTGGTGGCCGCGCTGCGCTGGCCCGACCAGCGCACGGTGGACGCCGCGATCGAGGCCGCCGCGACGGCCAACGCGAGCCCACCGTCCGAGGTGAGCGTGCCCGTCGAGGAGGACACCGCCACGGACAGCCCCGACCCGCGTGCCGACGACAGTCACCGCCGGCACGCGGTCACCTGACCCTGGCGTGATCCGACGCACGGTGTGCGGGTCCGGCCCCCGCCGAGCGCACCTGGCAGGATGGAACGGTGAACCCCGCAGGTGAATCCGACCGTCCCGGTGCGTCGATGACCCTCTTCGAAGCGGTCGGCGGCGAACCCACCTTCCGCAAGCTGGTGGACGAGTTCTACGTCGGTGTCGCCACCGATCCCCTGCTGCGGCCGATGTATCCGGAGGAGGACCTGGGCCCGGCCGCCGACCGGCTGACGCTCTTCCTGATGCAGTACTGGGGCGGCCCCAACACGTACTCGGCCCAGCGCGGGCACCCGCGGCTGCGGATGCGGCACGCGCCCTTCCGCATCGGAGCGGCGGAGCGGGACGCCTGGCTGCTGCACATGCGTCGGGCGGTGGACCGACTGGAGCTGGAGCCGCAGGTCGCCGCGGCTCTCTGGGACTACCTGGAGCGGGCCGCGTACTTCATGGTCAACGTGATGGACGACCCGGCCACCGGCGGCTGAACCGCCCCGGCGGGCGCGGCGTCAGAGCAGCGCGCCCTCGTCGTGCAGCCAGTCCACGAAGCTGGTGGCGACCGCCGCGCCGCAGTCGAGCATCTCGACCAGCAGCGCGTCGTGGGTGCCGGCGCCGAGCGGCACCTGGAGCTCGGCATAGATCGGCAGTTGACCGCGCTCGGTCGGGTCGCCGATGTACGCCTTGCAGAACCGGCGGGTGTGGTTCCACTCGTTGACCACCCGGTATGCCCGGTCGGCCCAGTCCGGCGGAACAGTCGCGTGTGGGCGGGCCCGCATGACCAGGATCTCGTCCTCCGGGCCTTCGAGGGTGACCAGCACGGCGTGCCGCTCCCACATGGCCAGCAGGTTGCCGTCGCCGTCGGCCAGGTAGCGCACGTCGAGCAGGTCGAGTGCGTCACAGACCCGACGCAGGCTCACCGGCTCGACGGTGGCGGGCATCTCGGTCAGCACGGGCCGCTCGTTGGACGGGCAGTCGTCCCCCGGCTGCCGGGGGCTGGGCGGTCCGACCCGGACCGCGCTCTCCATCGTGATCCCGCTTCGGGTTTCCGGATCGCCGCCGTCGGCGGGACCGGGGCGCCATGACCACCACGGCATCGCTCGCGCACCTCACTCCCCAGCGGATCCAGTCGCCTACGGTGCGTTGGATCCGAGGATGGACGGTACCCGGACAGCCGGGTTGAAGCACCCCCCCAACGACCGCCCCTGCCCAGAAGATTGAGCCGGGGTCATCCGTTCGGACGATTTTTCAGGGGTGTCACGGCAAGATCCGTGGCCTTCTGCAACCACGCGGCTCCGTGCGGTCCCACCAGGCCCACCCACCGACCGGCGACCCGCACCTGGACGGCGTCCGTGCCACGCCCGGCGGCCGGGCCGTCGGCAGCACCGAGGAAGCCCATCCGGACCAGCCCCTGCACCAGCCGCTGCGGCACCTCCACCGGCGCGGCGGGCGCACCGTCCGGGGTGACCAGCACCGCCACGTGGTCCAGCAGCGCGTCCCGCAACACCCGCTGCCCCACCGCGCGACCCGCCACGCCCTGCTCGCTCGCCGTCCGCAGGGTGCCCGCCGCCGCGTCCGCGATCCGCCGCAACTCGGCCGCCGGCAGCGCCTCCACCTGCCGGCTGCCCGCCGGCGGCAGCGGCCACCGCCACTGCGCGTCCCGACGGCCCGGCAGGGCCTCCCCGCCGCGCGCCAACTCGGCGAGCAGCTCCCCGGCGGCCACTGTGACGTCCTCGGCGGCACCGTCGGCCGGCCCACCGGCGACGGTGCGGACCACCAGGACCTGCCACGGCAGCCGGGCCCAGAGGGCGACCCGGCCCGGCGCGCCGGCCGACCGCAGCCGGACCGGCGCGCCCGGGTCCAGCCGGACCAGCCGGGCCAGGAACGCGCCCGCGTCGGCCACCCCGGCGACGCCGTGGGTGGCCGGCACCGGGCCCGACTCGGCAGTGCCCGGCCGGGTCACGCTCCGCCGCCCTGCGGGGCGTACGTGAGCAGGAAGTCCCGCTCCTCGGTGGTGACCCGCCGGGGCACCTGGCGGGTCAGGTCGAACGGCACCAGCACCGAGCGGGCGCGGCTGGCCAGCACGTCACCGTCGTACAGCTCGTAGGCGACGGTGAACGAGGCAGCCCGGATCTCCTCCACCCACAGTTCGATCCGGACCGTGGGAGCGGCCTCGGCGGTGGCCCGGCCCAACGCGTAGTCGACGGGGCGCAGGTAGTCGACCTCGTGGCGGCGGATCACCACGCCGTCGGCGAACGAGCCGACCCCCCACGCCCGGCCGCCGGCGAACATCAACGCGACCCGCGCCTCCTCGTAGAGGGTGAGGAAACGCGAGTTGTTGACGTGGCCGTACGCGTCCAGGTCGGACCAGCGCAGGGTGCAGTGATAGATGAACCGGTCAGACACGTCGGGACGCCGGTCAGTCGCGGGTCAGCTTGCGGTAGGTCACCCGGTGCGGGCGGGCGGCCTCCGCGCCGAGGCGGTCGATCTTGTTCTTCTCGTACGCCTCGAAGTTGCCCTCGAACCAGAACCACTTCGCCGGGTTCGCATCGTCGCCCTCCCAGGCCAGGATGTGCGTGGCGACCCGGTCCAGGAACATCCGGTCGTGCGAGATGACCACGGCGCAGCCGGGGAACTCCAGCAGCGCGTTCTCCAGGCTGGAGAGCGTCTCCACGTCCAGGTCGTTGGTCGGCTCGTCGAGCAGGATCACGTTGCCGCCGATCTTCAGGGTCAGCGCCAGGTTGAGCCGGTTGCGCTCGCCACCGGAGAGTACCTTCGTCGGCTTCTGCTGGTCCGGCCCCTTGAAACCGAACGCCGCGATGTACGCCCGGGACGGCATCTCGACCTTCCCGACCATCAGGTAGTCGAGCCCGTCGGAGACGACCTCCCAGACGGTCTTGTCGCCGTTGAGGCCCTCGCGGTTCTGGTCGACGTAGGACAGCGAGACCGTGGGACCGACCCGGACCTCACCGGCGGTCGGCTGCTCCAGCCCGACGATGGTCTTGAACAGCGTGGTCTTGCCGACGCCGTTCGGGCCGATGATGCCGACGATGCCGTTGCGCGGCAGCGAGAACGACAGGTTGTCGATCAGCAGCCGGTCGCCGAAGCCCTTGCTGAGGTTCTGCGCCTCGATCACCGTGCTGCCCAGGCGCGGGCCCGGCGGGATCTGGATCTCCTCGAAGTCCAGCTTGCGGGTCTTCTCCGCCTCGGCGGCCATCTCGTCGTACCGGTCGAGGCGGGCCTTGGACTTGGTCTGCCGGGCCTTGGCGTTGGAGCGGACCCACTCCAGCTCCTCGGTGAGGCGCTTCTTCATCTTGGCGTCGCGGCGACCCTCGACGGCCAGCCGGGCGGCCTTCTTCTCCAGGTAGGTGGAGTAGTTGCCCTCGTACGGGTAGGTCCGCCCACGGTCCAGCTCGAGGATCCAGTTGGCGACGTTGTCGAGGAAGTACCGGTCGTGGGTGATCGCCATGACCGTGCCGGCGTACTTCGCCAGGTGCTGCTCCAGCCAGGAGACGCTCTCCGCGTCCAGGTGGTTGGTGGGCTCGTCGAGCAGCAGCAGGTCGGGCGCCTCCAGCAGCAGCTTGCAGAGCGCGACCCGGCGGCGCTCACCACCGGAGAGCTGGGTGACGTCGGCGTCCGGCGGCGGGCAGCGCAGCGCGTCCATCGCCAGCTCGAGCTTGGAGTCGATGTCCCAGGCGTCGAGGTGGTCCAGCTCCTCCTGGAGCTTGCCCATCTCCTCCATCAGCTCGTCGGAGTAGTCGGTCGCCATCTGCTCGGCGATCTTGTTGAACCGCTCCAGCTTGGCCTTGGTCTCGGCGACCGCCTCCTCGACGTTGCCGAGCACCGTCTTGGCGTCGTTGAGCGGGGGCTCCTGGGCGAGCATGCCGACGGTGAAGCCGGGCATCAGCCGGGCCTCGCCGTTGCTCGGCTTGTCCATGCCTGCCATGATCTTGAGCAGGCTGGACTTACCGGCGCCGTTCGGGCCGACCACACCGATCTTGGCCCCCGGCAGGAAGTTCAGCGTCACGTTGTCGAGCACGACCTTGTCGCCGTGCGCCTTGCGCGCCTTTTCCAGGACGTAGATGAACTGGGCCACGGTGCGGGCTACCTCCGTCGGATTGCTGTCGCCTGATCGGCGGCGCGGCGCGGGCTGCGAGGACCGCCCGCTGCCGCCGACCGGGGGCCGGCCGCGCGCACGCCATCGTCAATCCTGACAGGTACGGCGCGCTTCGCCCACATCACCCCGCCCCAGGAGTACGCCGGCGAGCCACGTTGCCCCTGCCGGTAAGGCAAAGTAGCTTTTTCGGTATGACCAAGAAGATCACAGTCAGCCTGCCTGACGATCTCGCCGAACGGCTCGCACAGGAACCGAACGCTTCCGCCTATGTGGCGGAATCACTGCGACGCCGGGTGGCCGGAGAAAGGACGCGGGAGATCCTGCGGGGCGCTGGCTTCGCGCTCACTGACGAGGGGTTGGCGCGGGCTCAGGTCGAGATGGACCAGCTGGAGGCGAGCATCACGCCGGAGCTGCGGACGGAAGCTGCCAGGCTACAGAACGAGGTTCTGGCAGCACGCGACAAGTTTCACGCGGCACGCGCCAAGGCTCGCAGGTGATCGCTTTCGGCCTCGCACTGGACACCACCGCGTTGCTCGCTTACTCCTCGACAGAACTGGACGTCGGGCACCGGATCGCGAAGGCTGCCGACCGCGGCCGGCAGGTGCTCGTTCCCGCCCTGTGCCTCGCCAACGCACATCAACTGGCGACCGCCGCGCAGTGGGAGATGCTCGAACCGCTCGGCGCGCTGCCGCATATTCAGATCACCCCCGTCGAACCCGAGATGTGCAGCTACCTCGGCGGCTGGTCGCGTCGGATGAACGGCCGGATGGATCTGGCCCAGTTGGCGATGGACGCCGCCGCCAACCCTCTCGTACCGATCATGACGGATCGGCGGGAACTGCTCGGCGAGGTGCTGCCGAAGGAATGGCCGATCATCGACCTCTGACCGGTGGGCTGTCGACAAGATCACCTTTGGGATTCGGTCGTGCGCACGCGGGTAGGAGACTCCGGCACGAGGCACAAGACGCCGCAGCTACGCTCAGTACGCTCAACGCGGTGGACCCGTCAGTACCCGGAGGTGGCCGATCGTGACCGTCCGTAGCTCCTTTGTCGTAGTGGCGAACCGTCTGCCGGTCGACGAGGTGAGCACACCCGAGGGACGGCAGTGGCGACGCAGCCCGGGTGGGCTGGTCACCGCGCTGCATCCCGTACTCGCCGAACACCAGGGCACCTGGGTCGGCTGGGCCGGCGGCACCGGCGCGGCCCCCGAGCCGTTCGACCTGGAGGGCATCCGGCTGCACCCGGTTCCGCTCAGCGCCGAGGAGTTGGAGCGCTACTACGAGGGCCAGTCGAACGCGACGATCTGGCCGCTCTACCACGACGCGGTGGAGACCCCTGCCTACAAGCGTCGCTGGCGGGAGGCGTACCGCCTGGTCAACGCCCGGTTCGCGGAGGCCGCGGCGGACGTGGCGGCCGAGGGCGCGACGGTATGGGTGCAGGACTACCAGCTCCAACTGGTCCCGGCGATGCTCCGTGAGCTGCGCCCGGACCTGCGGATCGGGTTCTTCCTGCACATCCCGTTCCCACCGATCGAGCTGTTCATGCAGATGCCGTTCCGCACCGAGATCCTGCGCGGCCTGCTCGGCGCCGACCTGGTCGGTTTCCAGCAGCGGCTGGCGGCGCAGAACTTCGTCCGCCTGGCCCGGCACCTCCTCGGGTTGCGCTACGAGGGTCAGATGATCCAGGTCGACGGTCGACAGGTGAAGGCCGGCGCCTTCCCCATCTCGATCGACACCAAGGAGATGGAGCGGCTGGCCGAGGACCCGGCGATCCAGGCCCGGGCCAAGCAGATCCGTGCCGAGCTGGGCGACCCGAAGACGATCATCCTGGGCGTGGACCGGCTGGATTACACGAAGGGCATCGAGCTACGCCTGAAGGCGTTCCGGGAACTGCTGGCTGACGGAAAGCTGACAGTTCCCGACGCGGTTATGGTGCAGGTCGCCACGCCCAGCCGCGAACGTGTCGAGCACTACCAGGCACTTCGAGTCAAGGTAGAGCGCGAGGTTGGTCGGATTAATGGCGAATTCGGCAGGGTCGGCGTGCCGGCGGTGCATTATCTGCATCAGTCGTACAGTCGCAGTGAGCTTGCCGCCATGTACGTAGCCGCCGACGTGATGATGGTGACCCCGCTGCGCGACGGCATGAACCTGGTGGCAAAGGAATACGTAGCATCCCGTGCCGAGCAGGGCGGGGCGCTCGTGCTCAGTGAGTTCGCCGGCGCGGCCACCGAGCTGCGTCAGGCATTCCTATGCAATCCGCACGATCCGGACGCGGTCAAAGACGCCCTGCTCCGGGCCGTGCACGTGGAGAAAACCGAGGCACGCCGCCGGATGCGGACCATGCAACGTCACCTGCGTACCCACGATGTGGGCCACTGGGCCAAGTCGTTCCTCTCGGAGCTGGGAGTTCCCGAGGCGGAGGCCGAGTGAACACGTCCGTCAACGATCAGGTGGCAGTCGCCGCCGGGGTGCTGGACCCCGAGCTGCGCGCCGCCATCGGCCGGATCGCCCGGGTCCCCCAGCTCCTGGTCGCCTGCGACTACGACGGCACACTGGCGCCGATCGTGGAGGACCCGAGCACCGCCGTCCCACTGCCCGAGGCGGTGGCCGCCGTCCGCGCGCTCGCCGCGCTGCCGCAGACCACCGTGGCGGTGGTCTCCGGCCGGGCGCTGCGCGACCTGGCCGCCCTCTCCCGGCTGCCCAGCGAGGTGCACCTCGTCGGCAGTCACGGCTCCGAGTTCGACATCGGCTTCGTCGAACGGCTCTCCCCCGAGCTGGTGGCGGTACGCACCCAGGTGCGCAACGCGCTGCGGGAGATCGCCGCCCAGCACCCCGGCATCCGGCTGGAGCGCAAGCCGGCGAGCGTCGCGATGCACACGCGGGGCGTCGACCCGCAGATCGCCGCGGCGGCCACCGAGGCGGTGCTGAACGGCCCGGCCACCTTCGACGGGGTCACGGTGACCCAGGGCAAGGAGGTCATCGAGCTCTCCGTCGTGGCCACCCACAAGGGCACCGCCGTCGACCAACTGCGTACCCAACTGGCCGCCAGCGCGGTCCTCTTCATCGGTGACGACATCACCGACGAGAACGCGTTCGGCAACCTGCACGGCCCCGACCTGGGCATCAAGATCGGCCCCGGGGACACCCAGGCCGACCACCGGGTGGGCGATCCGCTGGAGGCCGCACGTGTCCTGGGTCTGCTGCTGGAGACCC
It contains:
- a CDS encoding MFS transporter: MEATVPDERPSAEGPATFREVFAQREFRAVFVAGALSWVGDYVAKAAVTLLVYQQTESVALSATAFAVSFLPWLLGGPVLAALAERYPYRRVMVTCDLIRMALMLLIAIPALPYQAVLMLIFAATLANPPSQAAKSALMPQMLAGDRLVLGLSLNSSVGQAAQVAGYVFGVAVSAIDPVVALLFNAATFGLSALLVRLGVRHRPATTSPAHRSHLLTETRQGFRIVFGTPVLRAIAVLVFSAMLFSVVPEGLAAAWAHQESDGSVSAGTAQAAIMVANPVGFILGGLLVSRLFAPTRRLKLMRPLAVLAPLVLVPALLDPSPLVVALLAGLCGFAVAGMLPMANGLFVQALPNGFRARAFGVMATGVQAIQGLSVLVTGVLSERFPIPRVVGWWATAGVVLMVVAALRWPDQRTVDAAIEAAATANASPPSEVSVPVEEDTATDSPDPRADDSHRRHAVT
- a CDS encoding globin is translated as MTLFEAVGGEPTFRKLVDEFYVGVATDPLLRPMYPEEDLGPAADRLTLFLMQYWGGPNTYSAQRGHPRLRMRHAPFRIGAAERDAWLLHMRRAVDRLELEPQVAAALWDYLERAAYFMVNVMDDPATGG
- a CDS encoding YbjN domain-containing protein; its protein translation is MPWWSWRPGPADGGDPETRSGITMESAVRVGPPSPRQPGDDCPSNERPVLTEMPATVEPVSLRRVCDALDLLDVRYLADGDGNLLAMWERHAVLVTLEGPEDEILVMRARPHATVPPDWADRAYRVVNEWNHTRRFCKAYIGDPTERGQLPIYAELQVPLGAGTHDALLVEMLDCGAAVATSFVDWLHDEGALL
- a CDS encoding thioesterase family protein codes for the protein MSDRFIYHCTLRWSDLDAYGHVNNSRFLTLYEEARVALMFAGGRAWGVGSFADGVVIRRHEVDYLRPVDYALGRATAEAAPTVRIELWVEEIRAASFTVAYELYDGDVLASRARSVLVPFDLTRQVPRRVTTEERDFLLTYAPQGGGA
- the ettA gene encoding energy-dependent translational throttle protein EttA, translating into MAQFIYVLEKARKAHGDKVVLDNVTLNFLPGAKIGVVGPNGAGKSSLLKIMAGMDKPSNGEARLMPGFTVGMLAQEPPLNDAKTVLGNVEEAVAETKAKLERFNKIAEQMATDYSDELMEEMGKLQEELDHLDAWDIDSKLELAMDALRCPPPDADVTQLSGGERRRVALCKLLLEAPDLLLLDEPTNHLDAESVSWLEQHLAKYAGTVMAITHDRYFLDNVANWILELDRGRTYPYEGNYSTYLEKKAARLAVEGRRDAKMKKRLTEELEWVRSNAKARQTKSKARLDRYDEMAAEAEKTRKLDFEEIQIPPGPRLGSTVIEAQNLSKGFGDRLLIDNLSFSLPRNGIVGIIGPNGVGKTTLFKTIVGLEQPTAGEVRVGPTVSLSYVDQNREGLNGDKTVWEVVSDGLDYLMVGKVEMPSRAYIAAFGFKGPDQQKPTKVLSGGERNRLNLALTLKIGGNVILLDEPTNDLDVETLSSLENALLEFPGCAVVISHDRMFLDRVATHILAWEGDDANPAKWFWFEGNFEAYEKNKIDRLGAEAARPHRVTYRKLTRD
- a CDS encoding trehalose-6-phosphate synthase, translating into MTVRSSFVVVANRLPVDEVSTPEGRQWRRSPGGLVTALHPVLAEHQGTWVGWAGGTGAAPEPFDLEGIRLHPVPLSAEELERYYEGQSNATIWPLYHDAVETPAYKRRWREAYRLVNARFAEAAADVAAEGATVWVQDYQLQLVPAMLRELRPDLRIGFFLHIPFPPIELFMQMPFRTEILRGLLGADLVGFQQRLAAQNFVRLARHLLGLRYEGQMIQVDGRQVKAGAFPISIDTKEMERLAEDPAIQARAKQIRAELGDPKTIILGVDRLDYTKGIELRLKAFRELLADGKLTVPDAVMVQVATPSRERVEHYQALRVKVEREVGRINGEFGRVGVPAVHYLHQSYSRSELAAMYVAADVMMVTPLRDGMNLVAKEYVASRAEQGGALVLSEFAGAATELRQAFLCNPHDPDAVKDALLRAVHVEKTEARRRMRTMQRHLRTHDVGHWAKSFLSELGVPEAEAE